From Anopheles coluzzii chromosome 3, AcolN3, whole genome shotgun sequence, the proteins below share one genomic window:
- the LOC120959869 gene encoding cGMP-dependent protein kinase 1-like → MASRKKADEEKLKKRRLARFRFKRLVHVVICNRYWITEIEDREIGNNVTRNVAVIDRRLTHKGTLTIIEKKILNSPPAERTREQRRVLRTVLRKIECLQELTVDQLNDLAGCATFEYFGPGRVILREGHHPNGVYFLANGEITVSRLRWDSIYLRHNDTPCGTRTRGQMFGEIALLHDCPRTATCTTATDCELLCLSRADFDRILKHTLLDRWRQLQLALERFDYFKYWTNDQVRECCLLSRIVAFDTQQKLPVDGDARYTYFVLSGQCMILQCLTVAKVHGTYRLVPIATNESAAAEQTSRDASAPPMVKCLLTRFSITFWNHLPAGFSVVMPLPPPPPLQQPTIEHRFIDVGTFSCGSVFGLGEPMPHRMVVARNRVQCLVIPRGWLFEKQQNVGNTWQRIRMKLEMTIQRDRLFEQFVRDQRWQRYRKALVREYVRLHPRQNATQLADVPIMCRVEQGEI, encoded by the exons ATGGCATCAAGAAAGAAAGCGGAT GAAGAGAAGCTAAAAAAGCGCCGGCTGGCCCGGTTTCGCTTCAAGCGCTTGGTGCACGTGGTCATATGCAACCGCTACTGGATCACCGAAATCGAGGACCGTGAAATCGGCAACAACGTGACCCGCAATGTCGCCGTCATTGACCGTCGCCTAACGCACAAAGGAACGCTCACCATAATC gaaaagaaaatcctCAACAGTCCACCGGCCGAGCGAACCCGCGAGCAGCGGCGTGTGCTGCGGACCGTGCTGCGCAAGATAGAATGTCTCCAGGAGCTGACGGTGGACCAGCTGAACGATCTGGCCGGCTGTGCCACATTCGAGTACTTCGGGCCGGGTCGGGTCATCTTGCGCGAGGGCCACCATCCGAATGGCGTTTACTTTCTGGCAAATGGTGAAATTACCGTCAGTCGGCTACGCTGGGACAGT ATCTACCTCAGACACAACGATACACCGTGCGGTACGAGGACGCGGGGGCAAATGTTTGGCGAAATTGCACTCCTGCACGATTGCCCCCGCACGGCAACCTGCACCACAGCAA CCGACTGTGAATTACTGTGCCTTTCGCGGGCCGATTTCGATCGCATCCTCAAGCACACGCTGCTCGACCGCTGGCGCCAACTGCAGCTCGCACTGGAGCGGTTTGATTACTTCAAATATTGGACCAACGATCAG GTGCGGGAATGCTGTCTGCTGAGCCGAATCGTTGCCTTCGACACGCAGCAGAAGCTTCCGGTCGATGGTGACGCACGGTACACGTACTTCGTGCTGAGCGGCCAGTGCATGATATTGCAGTgcctgacggtggcgaaggtgCACGGCACGTACCGGCTTGTACCGATTGCGACTAACGAATCGGCCGCCGCTGAGCAAACGTCACGCGATGCCAGCGCGCCACCGATGGTAAAGTGTCTTTTGACGCGCTTTTCGATAACATTTTGGAACCACCTTCCCGCTGGTTTTAGTGTCGTAATGCCTCTCCCGCCCCCGCCTCCTTTGCAGCAACCAACGATCGAGCATCGGTTCATTGACGTGGGCACATTTTCGTGCGGCTCGGTGTTTGGGCTCGGCGAACCAATGCCGCACCGGATGGTGGTCGCCCGGAACCGGGTGCAGTGTTTGGTGATACCGCGCGGCTGGCTGTTTGAGAAGCAGCAGAACGTGGGCAACACCTGGCAGCGCATTCGCATGAAGCTGGAGATGACCATCCAGCGGGACCGGCTGTTCGAGCAGTTTGTGCGCGACCAGCGCTGGCAGCGCTACCGGAAGGCGCTGGTGCGCGAGTACGTTCGGCTGCATCCGCGCCAGAACGCCACGCAGCTAGCGGACGTACCGATCATGTGCCGGGTGGAGCAGGGCGAGATTTAG